A genome region from Nocardia sp. NBC_01730 includes the following:
- a CDS encoding nucleoside deaminase, which produces MVRAAIDAAAAAGDRDVPVGAVVFDSAGRELARAANAREALGDPTAHAEILALRRAAEVLGDGWRLAGTTLAVTLEPCTMCAGALVLARVGRLVFGAWEPKTGAVGSLWDVVRDRRLNHRPEVRGGVLEAECAALLDEFFRTQR; this is translated from the coding sequence ATGGTGCGTGCCGCCATCGATGCGGCGGCTGCCGCCGGGGATCGTGACGTACCGGTGGGCGCGGTCGTATTCGATTCGGCAGGAAGGGAACTCGCGCGCGCGGCGAATGCCCGCGAAGCACTCGGTGACCCGACCGCGCACGCGGAGATCCTCGCGCTGCGCCGGGCCGCCGAAGTTCTCGGCGACGGCTGGCGGCTGGCGGGGACGACCCTCGCGGTGACACTGGAGCCGTGCACCATGTGCGCGGGCGCGCTGGTGCTCGCCAGGGTCGGCCGCTTGGTCTTCGGCGCGTGGGAGCCGAAAACCGGCGCCGTCGGCTCCCTCTGGGACGTGGTTCGGGACCGTCGGCTGAACCACCGGCCAGAGGTGCGCGGGGGAGTGCTCGAAGCGGAGTGCGCCGCGCTGCTCGACGAATTCTTCCGCACCCAGCGCTGA